The Papio anubis isolate 15944 chromosome 2, Panubis1.0, whole genome shotgun sequence region TGGGAGGGTTGGGGGGGGGCTGCAGCCTGCCAGCGGGAgtcaccaccttgcccggcctggCCACAGCCTCCAGCAGTAACTCTGAGGGTGCCCCCGTCCCCTCCCTCCCAGCTCGCGGGGCCTTTTCCAGTCTGATGACAGTCACGAAACCTGTTCCTCCAAATCCGCTTTCCTGGAGAGGGGAGAAAGAAcgcagggagaaaaagaagaacgCGATGAGGAGGAACCGTGAGCGTGAGCGAGGAAAGACTAAGCGCCTCTGTGGGCCACCGCGTCTCTGACCTTCCTCGCGGAACTGCAGGACGACCGGCAGCACCGAGAAGGAGCGCGCTGGGGCGTCCACGGGCCGGCTGGCTCCTGCGGGGGCGACGGCTGGTTTCCAGACGAGGGCGCTGCGCCCGAGGACCTCCGCCCCGGAGAGCTGACCTCCTTGCGGACGCCCCCGCTCTTCGGCTCCAGAGCGCCCGCATTGCCGGGAGAGGCGGTGTGGGGGCCCGGGGCCTGCCCAGCTACGCAGAAAGCAGCCGGCGCCGCGGCGGTGGCAGAAAGGAGACGCCCAGGGCCACCTCCCGGGAGCCCGAGCGGTGCGCCGGGTGCTCGTCTAGCTCCGGCCTGCAGAGCCCACTCTTCCCCCGCCCACCCGCCAGCGAAGGACCTCGCGGGACCGGGACCCCCAGTGCGCCTGCGCGAGCGCGGCGGGCGGAGGCAGGCGCTCGCGGAGGCCACGCCTCCTAGGGCTCGGCCGAGCCTAGGAGGAGCCGGAGCTGGCTCGGGGCTGCTCCCACCCGCCAGCGCCGGGGCGCGGCCTCGCAGTGGACCGGGTGTGCAAGCCACTTAGCACCTGACAGGTTAATTCAAAGGGGGTAGTTCCAAAGTAACTGCTGAGAGATTTACGTTTAGATTTGttagtttaaaaattagttttccagttgtttgtttatttctttgagacagtctctacctgtcgcccaggctggagtgcagtggcatgatcttggttcactgcaacctcctcctcacatgttcacgcaattctcctgcctcagcctcccgagaagctgggattacaggcatgtgccatcacgccaggctgatttttgtatttttagtagagacagggtttcaccatgttgaccaggctggtctcgaactactgacctcacgtaatcctcccgcctcggcttcccacagtgctgggattacaggtgtgagccaccgggacCTGCCGATTTTCAGAAATTTTCGTCAGAGGTTTGCAcctatttagttttttatttattttcagacttgtcaggtttccttttttttttttaagttgcaaattaacttttctgattttaatttttacttatgtaGTTTTAAGGTGTATTTACTTTCAGAATTTCTTAGGTTTAACATTGCTGTCAGTCAGGGTCCAATGTCAGGGTCCAATCACTGAAATGGACTCCACACCaattattttaacagaaatttaaTGTAAGGAATTGTTACCCAACTATTGGAAAaccaaaaaggcaaaagaaaaaaaaaagaaaaagagaaaaaagaaaaaagaaaaggatgatgTTGAGATATCATGAAGATTTCAACTGCCAGAAGCAGCTACTACCTGAAGAGCTAAGGGAACAAGAAGAAGTTGAAATGATCAAAACTCAGAAGTCTGAAGATGGCCCAGGGCTGGGGGTTGTTCTCTGAGGAGGAGACACTGCTCAGAGCCCGGGTCTGGGAGCTGGATGCAGAACTCGGACGGGAACATGCCCAGCCCATGCTGGTGTCTCTGAATGGCCATCATCAGGCTGGTTATGGAAGTGCTGGGAAAAGGCAAGCTGGAACCAACTGCTGCTACTGACACCAACTGTCATTCTCAGGCTGGAGACCCATTGCTAAAAGAATGCTGACAGGAGCCCAGGAGCACAAGAAGGATCCCATCGTGACCCTGCACCACAgagcaggggcaggggtggggggtaggGGGTGTAAAAGCTGAGGACCATGGCTTAACTATCCAGCACACTTAGCTTTGGAGTTACTTAGAGCTCCGTTACGATTCAGTTAGTTTTGGAATTGTTAGGGGTGATTTGATTTCACTTTTTCACTACATGCGGGATCTGGCGGAGCCTTCAGTCTCCTGGTCTTGTTTCTGGAATGGAGTGGGTCACGAACACCCCATAGGAGTCTGTCCCAGGAAACTTAAGACGATCACTTTAGAAttcaagaaaactaaaataacGTGTTTCACTTGGTTCATAAAGAAGCCCTTTGACAAAGTGGCCAAAAA contains the following coding sequences:
- the LOC103882461 gene encoding uncharacterized protein LOC103882461; its protein translation is MVLSFYTPYPPPLPLLCVACTPGPLRGRAPALAGGSSPEPAPAPPRLGRALGGVASASACLRPPRSRRRTGGPGPARSFAGGWAGEEWALQAGARRAPGAPLGLPGGGPGRLLSATAAAPAAFCVAGQAPGPHTASPGNAGALEPKSGGVRKEVSSPGRRSSGAAPSSGNQPSPPQEPAGPWTPQRAPSRCCRSSCSSARKESGFGGTGFVTVIRLEKAPRAGREGTGAPSELLLEAVARPGKVVTPAGRLQPPPNPPTCATGLQAGTPVMTGHQRTAKETATWGHAGLAGLCQVSLLRIRENQRNKQVHPSCLSPQ